A section of the Halostella salina genome encodes:
- a CDS encoding threonine aldolase family protein — protein sequence MIDLRSDTVTTPGEAMREAAATADVGDDVYGEDPTVNELERRAAEMVGTEAALYVPTGTMGNQVAARTHTDRGQEALVERESHVYKWELGGFAQLSGLQVRTLDGGERGVPTPEQVREGYVEEDLHRPGTGLLSLENTHNSKGGVAIDPAKIDAAADAAHDLGVPVHLDGARLFNAATALDVPASRIVEPVDSVMFCLSKGLGAPVGSMLAGSEDFIERARRTRKLFGGGMRQAGVIAGPGLEALDNVDRLAEDHEHARLLAEALDAVDGLSVQPPETNIVLVDVAGAGLDAEAFLDACEAEGVLGSAFGETTVRFCTHLDVDRGDIETAVERVRTALA from the coding sequence ATGATAGACCTGCGGAGCGACACGGTGACGACGCCCGGCGAGGCGATGCGCGAGGCCGCGGCGACGGCCGACGTGGGCGACGACGTGTACGGCGAGGACCCGACGGTGAACGAACTGGAGCGCCGCGCGGCCGAGATGGTCGGCACGGAGGCGGCGCTGTACGTGCCGACGGGGACGATGGGCAACCAGGTCGCCGCCCGAACCCACACCGACCGGGGCCAGGAGGCGCTCGTCGAGCGCGAGAGCCACGTGTACAAGTGGGAACTGGGCGGGTTCGCGCAGCTGTCGGGCCTGCAGGTCCGGACGCTCGACGGCGGCGAGCGCGGCGTACCGACGCCCGAACAGGTCCGCGAGGGGTACGTCGAGGAGGACCTCCACCGCCCCGGCACGGGCCTGCTCTCCCTTGAGAACACGCACAACAGCAAGGGTGGGGTGGCGATCGACCCGGCGAAGATCGACGCGGCGGCCGACGCAGCCCACGACCTCGGCGTGCCGGTCCACCTGGACGGCGCGCGGCTGTTCAACGCGGCGACGGCGCTCGACGTGCCGGCCTCGCGGATCGTCGAGCCGGTCGACTCGGTCATGTTCTGTCTCTCGAAGGGGCTCGGCGCGCCGGTCGGCTCGATGCTGGCGGGGAGCGAGGACTTCATCGAGCGCGCCCGCCGCACCCGGAAGCTGTTCGGCGGCGGGATGCGTCAGGCCGGCGTGATCGCCGGGCCGGGGCTCGAAGCGCTCGACAACGTCGACCGCCTCGCCGAGGACCACGAGCACGCCCGCCTGCTGGCCGAGGCACTCGACGCCGTCGACGGCTTGTCGGTCCAGCCCCCCGAGACGAACATCGTGCTGGTCGACGTGGCCGGCGCGGGGCTGGACGCCGAGGCGTTCCTCGACGCCTGCGAGGCGGAGGGTGTGCTCGGCTCCGCCTTCGGCGAGACGACGGTTCGCTTCTGCACGCACTTGGACGTGGACCGCGGGGACATCGAGACGGCGGTCGAGCGCGTCCGGACGGCGCTGGCCTGA
- a CDS encoding 2'-5' RNA ligase family protein: protein MLSLNAPIPGRVARLAADLHPELVAFDEIREHHSLLVKRLGDPDHLPPVQHEVRRALAGAPTFEVGVTGIDYFPNPPMGAAPVVYLSVESPGLREVHGRLVDEFGAVDGLEDGAYTPHVTLARGGDEAAAERLTERDVEPVTWTVTELRFRDARYGETVSTVSLPA from the coding sequence GTGCTCAGCCTCAACGCTCCGATCCCGGGCCGCGTGGCGCGGCTCGCCGCCGACCTCCACCCCGAACTGGTGGCGTTCGACGAGATCCGGGAGCACCACTCGCTGCTGGTCAAGCGGCTCGGGGACCCCGACCACCTCCCGCCGGTCCAGCACGAGGTGCGGCGGGCGCTTGCCGGCGCGCCGACGTTCGAGGTCGGCGTCACCGGGATCGACTACTTTCCGAACCCGCCGATGGGGGCCGCCCCGGTCGTGTATCTGAGCGTCGAGAGCCCGGGGCTCCGCGAGGTGCACGGCCGGCTCGTCGACGAGTTCGGCGCGGTCGACGGGCTGGAGGACGGGGCGTACACGCCACACGTCACGCTCGCCCGCGGCGGCGACGAGGCGGCCGCAGAGCGACTGACAGAGCGCGACGTCGAGCCGGTGACCTGGACGGTCACCGAACTCCGGTTCCGGGACGCGCGCTACGGCGAGACGGTCAGCACCGTCTCGCTACCGGCCTGA
- a CDS encoding ATP-dependent DNA helicase, whose protein sequence is MPETNGYMRFFPYEDPYDDQRAAMDRIYNALSRQQDVLFEGACGTGKTLSALVPALEYAREADKTVVITTNVHQQMRQFVTEARQITRQEPIRSVVFKGKASMCHIDVGFEECQVLRDNTYELVDAERDRDQLERRQEELLDESQEGDERAAEARSAVMDELESVEAEVEELEEQNTCEHYYNNLAADTDEFYDWLFEDVRTPEDVYEYAGERTLCGYELLKDGMEGVDLVVCNYHHLLDPGIREQFFRWLDRDPEDVITVFDEAHNVEGAARDHATRTLTENTLESALDELDESDDPRAAAAQNVIGAFRTALVETYDDALGFGERERVGENWEDLSIANDEGRDDLTRAFLQGYTGPGVDEDLAAAAELGRELDEEYEEAYRRGDATTRTECQTLQAATFISSWVDEGAALGQYPVVSVRRDAGTEEVYGRAELYTCIPQEVTGQLFEEVYASVLMSATLRPFDVMGDVLGLEAPVTMAYGLSFPEERRRTFAAGTPALFSSERDDPDTQAAVAGALSDAVRFTPGNTLVFFPSYAEAERYHDLLDVDATVFRDEPGDAVEDLRREFTDSDDAVMLTSLWGTLAEGVSFDGDDARTVVVVGVPYPHLDDRAKAVQDAYGAAFSDRGDDPGWEYAVEIPTIRKTRQALGRVIRSPDDFGVRVLLDERYTETASEEMGKYGVHDSFPPEEREEMVDVDPTKLKFAMLNFYQGIGAYDGEPPTP, encoded by the coding sequence GTGCCAGAGACGAACGGGTACATGCGCTTCTTCCCGTACGAGGACCCCTACGACGACCAGCGGGCGGCGATGGACCGCATCTACAACGCGCTCTCCCGCCAACAGGACGTGCTGTTCGAGGGGGCCTGCGGCACCGGGAAGACGCTGTCGGCGCTCGTGCCCGCGCTTGAGTACGCCCGCGAGGCGGACAAGACGGTCGTCATCACGACCAACGTCCACCAGCAGATGCGCCAGTTCGTCACCGAGGCCCGCCAGATCACCCGGCAGGAACCCATCAGGTCCGTCGTGTTCAAGGGGAAGGCGTCGATGTGCCACATCGACGTGGGGTTCGAGGAGTGCCAGGTGCTCCGGGACAACACCTACGAGCTGGTCGACGCCGAGCGCGACCGCGACCAGCTAGAGCGCCGGCAGGAGGAGCTACTGGACGAGAGCCAGGAGGGCGACGAGCGCGCCGCGGAGGCCCGGAGCGCGGTGATGGACGAACTCGAAAGCGTCGAGGCGGAGGTCGAGGAGCTAGAGGAGCAAAACACCTGCGAGCACTACTACAACAACCTCGCCGCGGACACCGACGAGTTCTACGACTGGCTGTTCGAGGACGTGCGCACGCCCGAGGACGTGTACGAGTACGCCGGCGAGCGGACGCTCTGTGGCTACGAACTGCTGAAGGACGGGATGGAGGGGGTCGACCTCGTCGTCTGCAACTACCACCACCTGCTCGACCCGGGGATCCGCGAGCAGTTCTTCCGGTGGCTGGACCGCGACCCCGAGGACGTGATCACCGTCTTCGACGAGGCCCACAACGTCGAGGGGGCGGCCCGCGACCACGCGACGCGCACGCTCACGGAGAACACGCTGGAGTCGGCGCTCGACGAACTCGACGAGAGCGACGACCCGCGGGCGGCCGCCGCGCAAAACGTCATCGGCGCGTTCCGGACGGCGCTGGTCGAGACGTACGACGACGCGCTGGGCTTCGGCGAGCGCGAGCGGGTCGGCGAGAACTGGGAGGACCTCTCCATCGCCAACGACGAGGGCCGGGACGACCTCACCCGCGCGTTCCTCCAGGGGTACACCGGTCCCGGCGTCGACGAGGACCTGGCGGCGGCGGCGGAACTGGGCCGGGAACTCGACGAGGAGTACGAGGAGGCGTACAGGCGCGGCGACGCGACGACCCGGACGGAGTGTCAGACGCTCCAGGCGGCGACCTTCATCTCCTCGTGGGTCGACGAGGGCGCGGCGCTGGGTCAGTACCCGGTCGTCTCCGTCCGGCGGGACGCGGGCACCGAGGAGGTGTACGGACGGGCCGAACTGTACACCTGCATCCCGCAGGAGGTGACGGGACAGCTGTTCGAGGAGGTGTACGCGAGCGTGCTGATGAGCGCGACGCTCCGGCCGTTCGACGTGATGGGCGACGTGCTCGGCCTCGAAGCGCCCGTCACGATGGCGTACGGCCTGAGCTTCCCCGAGGAGCGCCGCCGGACGTTCGCCGCCGGGACGCCGGCGCTGTTTTCGAGCGAGCGCGACGACCCGGACACGCAGGCGGCGGTCGCCGGCGCGCTCTCGGACGCCGTCCGCTTCACGCCGGGCAACACGCTCGTCTTCTTCCCCAGCTACGCCGAGGCCGAGCGCTACCACGACCTGCTGGACGTGGACGCGACGGTGTTCCGCGACGAACCCGGCGACGCCGTCGAGGACCTGCGCCGCGAGTTCACCGACAGCGACGACGCGGTCATGCTCACGTCGCTGTGGGGGACGCTCGCGGAGGGCGTGAGCTTCGACGGCGACGACGCCCGCACCGTCGTCGTGGTCGGCGTCCCGTACCCGCATCTGGACGACCGCGCGAAGGCGGTGCAGGACGCCTACGGCGCGGCCTTTTCGGACCGCGGCGACGACCCCGGCTGGGAGTACGCGGTCGAGATCCCGACGATCCGCAAGACGCGACAGGCGCTCGGGCGAGTGATCCGGTCGCCGGACGACTTCGGGGTGCGCGTCCTGCTCGACGAGCGCTACACCGAAACCGCGAGCGAGGAGATGGGGAAGTACGGCGTCCACGACTCGTTCCCGCCGGAGGAGCGCGAGGAGATGGTCGACGTGGACCCGACGAAGCTGAAGTTCGCGATGCTGAACTTCTACCAGGGGATCGGTGCCTACGACGGCGAGCCGCCGACGCCGTAG
- a CDS encoding Lrp/AsnC family transcriptional regulator: MDYRLDEIDRRIIYELMCDARTTSAPTIADQVNVSPGTIRNRIDQLEDHGIIRGYTAGIDFERADGHLTNLYVCNAPVSERKALAREASAIPGVINVRELMTGRRNLHVMAVGEDTEALRRVSRALSKLGLEIEDETLVEAETDSPYGSFGPDDEVPSGEATDFISLTGDANVVDVTVQRDAPIVDRTLEDAVRDGVLDDDSLVIAIERDDRVLTPHGTTEIRSDDIVTVLSRSGDTDRVIAAFAGDEAVETAD, translated from the coding sequence ATGGACTACCGGCTGGACGAGATCGACCGTCGCATCATCTACGAGCTGATGTGCGACGCCCGGACCACCTCCGCGCCGACCATCGCCGACCAGGTGAACGTCTCGCCGGGGACGATCCGGAACCGGATCGACCAGTTAGAGGACCACGGGATCATCCGCGGCTACACGGCCGGGATCGACTTCGAGCGTGCGGACGGGCACCTGACGAACCTCTACGTCTGCAACGCGCCGGTCTCCGAGCGGAAGGCGCTCGCGCGGGAGGCCAGCGCGATCCCCGGGGTAATCAACGTCCGCGAGCTGATGACCGGCCGGCGGAACCTGCACGTCATGGCCGTCGGCGAGGACACCGAGGCGCTCCGTCGCGTCTCCCGCGCCCTGTCGAAGCTGGGGCTGGAAATCGAGGACGAGACGCTGGTGGAGGCCGAAACCGACAGCCCGTACGGCTCCTTCGGTCCGGACGACGAGGTCCCGTCGGGCGAGGCGACGGACTTCATCAGCCTCACCGGCGACGCCAACGTCGTGGACGTGACCGTCCAGCGCGACGCGCCGATCGTCGACCGGACGCTGGAGGACGCCGTCCGCGACGGCGTTCTCGACGACGACTCGCTGGTGATCGCCATCGAGCGCGATGACCGCGTGCTGACGCCCCACGGCACGACGGAGATCCGGTCGGACGACATCGTCACGGTGCTGTCCCGGAGCGGCGACACGGACCGCGTCATCGCGGCGTTCGCCGGGGACGAAGCGGTCGAGACCGCCGACTGA
- a CDS encoding universal stress protein, which translates to MTLLDHLVVPVASEADAKATCDALRPHLGAVERVTAVHVIEKAGGAVDKAPLEKRREDAAEFLAVVESEIGGSVAVDTRTAFDTDVVDAIFAAATDAGATAVAFRPRGGSRIVRLLSGDTATGLVTDPEIPVIALPDPAEDD; encoded by the coding sequence ATGACGCTGCTCGACCACCTCGTCGTCCCGGTTGCGAGCGAGGCCGACGCCAAGGCGACCTGCGACGCGCTCCGGCCGCATCTGGGCGCGGTCGAACGCGTGACCGCCGTCCACGTCATCGAAAAGGCCGGCGGTGCCGTCGACAAGGCCCCGCTGGAGAAGCGCCGCGAGGACGCCGCGGAGTTCCTGGCGGTCGTCGAGTCGGAGATCGGCGGGAGTGTCGCGGTCGACACCAGAACCGCCTTCGACACGGACGTGGTCGACGCGATATTCGCGGCGGCGACGGACGCCGGCGCGACCGCGGTCGCGTTCCGTCCCCGCGGCGGCAGTCGCATCGTCCGGCTCCTGAGCGGCGACACCGCGACGGGGCTGGTCACCGACCCCGAGATACCGGTCATCGCGCTGCCCGATCCGGCGGAGGACGACTGA
- a CDS encoding DUF7554 family protein, with translation MMNDRGDIEVETLLKVVLGLLALLLVLEIVGFFVEGLLAILGPLRPLLTLVVLVLIVLWLLDRL, from the coding sequence ATGATGAACGACCGCGGCGACATCGAGGTCGAGACCCTGCTGAAGGTCGTGCTGGGGCTGCTCGCTCTGTTGCTCGTTCTGGAGATCGTCGGCTTCTTCGTCGAGGGACTGCTCGCGATCCTCGGGCCGCTTCGCCCGCTGCTGACACTGGTCGTGCTGGTGCTCATCGTCCTCTGGCTGCTCGACCGGCTCTGA
- a CDS encoding cation diffusion facilitator family transporter has protein sequence MASSKSVVFAALVANGAIAVMKFVGYLLTGSPAMLSETYHSISDTGNQVFLLIGIRFGAQDATRSHPFGYGKAQFFYSFLVSVLLFGIAGWESATHGYEALMHGGVHRASEDITLFGTTFDPVLVNYTVLTGAIVFETWALKKAYDAMSTQMAEQGWSTLREAFRKTSDVTTLTALTEDAIALAGAGIALAGVYLTRVTENPVYDAASALIIGLLLMGFALALAWENKRLLIGESVPKEKERELREIVAGGEGVVEIVDFRTVYFGPNRILVAADVSFDPAIDADELDDRITRLEDAVMAANSGVKTVYIEPETA, from the coding sequence ATGGCAAGCAGCAAATCGGTCGTCTTCGCCGCCCTGGTCGCCAACGGGGCCATCGCAGTGATGAAATTCGTCGGCTACCTGCTGACTGGCAGCCCCGCGATGCTGTCGGAGACGTACCACTCGATCTCCGACACCGGCAACCAGGTGTTCCTCCTGATCGGCATCCGCTTCGGCGCGCAGGACGCGACGCGTTCGCACCCCTTCGGCTACGGCAAGGCCCAGTTCTTCTACAGCTTCCTCGTCAGCGTTCTGCTCTTTGGCATCGCCGGCTGGGAGAGCGCGACGCACGGCTACGAGGCGCTCATGCACGGCGGCGTCCACCGCGCGAGCGAGGATATCACCCTGTTCGGCACCACGTTCGACCCGGTCCTCGTGAACTACACCGTCCTGACCGGCGCGATCGTCTTCGAGACGTGGGCGCTGAAGAAGGCCTACGACGCGATGTCGACGCAGATGGCCGAGCAGGGCTGGTCGACGCTCCGCGAGGCGTTCCGCAAGACCAGCGACGTGACGACGCTGACCGCCCTGACCGAGGACGCCATCGCGCTCGCCGGTGCGGGGATCGCGCTGGCCGGCGTCTACCTGACCAGAGTCACCGAGAACCCCGTGTACGACGCCGCGAGCGCGCTGATCATCGGGCTACTGCTGATGGGCTTTGCCCTCGCGCTGGCCTGGGAGAACAAGCGCCTCCTGATCGGCGAGAGCGTCCCGAAGGAGAAGGAGCGGGAACTCCGCGAGATCGTCGCGGGTGGCGAGGGCGTCGTCGAGATCGTCGACTTCCGGACCGTCTACTTCGGCCCGAACCGCATCCTCGTCGCCGCCGACGTGTCGTTCGACCCCGCGATCGACGCCGACGAGCTGGACGACCGGATCACCCGGCTTGAGGACGCCGTGATGGCGGCCAACTCGGGCGTGAAGACGGTGTACATCGAGCCGGAGACGGCGTAG
- a CDS encoding metallophosphoesterase, with translation MLVVCSDTHSRTGHELTDHMTEAVQSADLVVHAGDFTSAAALNAVQAESDRLFAVHGNADGAAVRDRLPPARTFDVGDRTVALTHRRDGGATGLAMFGRSRDADLVVSGHTHRPSVSDADDVTLLNPGSYADPRGNRPGYAELEQADDELHGRLLEPDGTVVETFVVG, from the coding sequence ATGCTAGTCGTCTGCTCGGACACGCACAGCCGGACGGGCCACGAACTGACCGACCACATGACCGAGGCCGTCCAGTCGGCCGATCTGGTCGTCCACGCGGGCGATTTCACGTCGGCGGCGGCGCTCAACGCCGTCCAGGCCGAGAGCGACCGGCTGTTCGCGGTCCACGGCAACGCCGACGGGGCCGCCGTGCGCGACCGCCTCCCGCCGGCGCGGACGTTCGACGTCGGCGACCGCACCGTCGCGCTCACCCACCGGCGGGACGGCGGCGCGACGGGGCTGGCGATGTTCGGCCGGTCCCGGGACGCCGACCTCGTCGTCTCCGGCCACACGCACCGGCCGTCGGTGTCGGACGCCGACGACGTGACGCTGTTGAACCCGGGGAGCTACGCCGACCCGCGGGGCAACAGGCCCGGCTACGCGGAGCTAGAGCAGGCGGACGACGAACTCCACGGACGGTTGCTTGAGCCGGACGGGACGGTCGTCGAGACGTTCGTCGTCGGGTAG
- a CDS encoding ArsR/SmtB family transcription factor has product MADLLPSTSDASAAENADPRVVGVDSDDADDVLAALSSATARQLLAALHDDPATPSKLADAVDTSLQNTQYHLEKLEDAEVVEVVDTVYSEKGREMNVYAPADQPLVLFAGQEEETSSLKTALSRLLGGIGIVGAASIALQQIVGNTPIAPPGTGAGGGGSGGGTGGAVGAADDDGADVSYTNNETDVTLTDAGTTSEDDVGILQEPTEAPESTETVTEYTRTTADAAEETAVATDGGADATTTAVNETVRGANETVAANDSAASALDLGLNGGIPPGLLLFVVGVIAVSVWVFFRHVDRQPGS; this is encoded by the coding sequence ATGGCCGACCTCCTGCCCTCCACCTCGGACGCGTCCGCGGCCGAGAACGCGGACCCCAGGGTCGTCGGCGTCGACAGCGACGACGCCGACGACGTGCTGGCCGCCCTCTCCTCCGCGACCGCCCGCCAGTTGCTCGCCGCCCTCCACGACGACCCCGCGACGCCGTCGAAGCTCGCCGACGCCGTCGACACGTCGCTCCAGAACACCCAGTACCACCTCGAAAAGCTCGAAGACGCCGAGGTCGTCGAGGTCGTCGACACCGTCTACTCGGAGAAGGGCCGCGAGATGAACGTGTACGCCCCCGCCGACCAGCCGCTCGTCCTCTTCGCCGGCCAGGAGGAGGAGACCTCCTCCCTGAAGACCGCGCTCTCGCGGCTGCTCGGGGGCATCGGCATCGTCGGGGCCGCCAGTATCGCGCTCCAGCAGATCGTCGGGAACACGCCGATCGCGCCGCCCGGTACCGGTGCTGGCGGCGGCGGCAGCGGGGGCGGAACCGGCGGCGCTGTCGGTGCGGCGGACGACGACGGTGCCGACGTGAGCTACACGAACAACGAGACCGACGTGACCCTGACGGACGCGGGGACGACCAGCGAGGACGACGTCGGGATCCTGCAGGAGCCGACCGAAGCGCCCGAGTCGACGGAGACCGTGACCGAGTACACGCGCACGACCGCCGACGCGGCGGAGGAGACGGCGGTCGCGACCGACGGCGGCGCGGACGCGACGACGACGGCGGTCAACGAGACGGTCCGGGGCGCGAACGAGACGGTCGCGGCAAACGACAGCGCGGCCTCCGCGCTCGACCTGGGGCTGAACGGCGGGATCCCGCCCGGCCTCCTGCTGTTCGTCGTCGGCGTCATCGCCGTGTCCGTCTGGGTGTTCTTCCGGCACGTCGACCGCCAGCCCGGTAGCTAA
- a CDS encoding amino acid permease: protein MSDEELAKDLGLVSAMTIGIGTMIGAGIFVLPGVAAQAAGPIVVVSFVVGGVIAMVNAFSVSELGTAMPKAGGGYYYVNRALGPLFGSIAGMGDWMGLAFASAFYSIGFGQYLATLAPIPGFLFLTDIQVGALIAGTAFVLVNYVGAKETGGVQTVIVTLLLAILGVFAVQGWLSFDYATLSGDGGLAPMGAGAILPGTALVFVSFLGYAKIATVAEELKNPGRNLPLAVIGSVAIVTVLYAILVSIMLGVVPWPELSQDAPLTQATEAAFPGGYAGIAVTVVTGGALLATASSANASILASARINFAMGRDKIVTNWLNEIHPNYATPYRSILVTGAMIVVFIAALGQDIEVLSKAASVLHLVVYALMNAALIVFRETDAPEYDPDFTVPLYPLTPIAGMALSLGLLAFVGGRELALSAVFVVGAVVWYFAYARKHTPKRGLLGQYVRDRQASLPDSVVGAAETVAPDGTGDATGTPTVMVALSNPRTERALMTIAGGLAKAKGGSVLATHIVQVPDQTTLAAAAEQRSELLQESEELLADARGDAERFEVDVETRTILSHQGVAEVFDAAREHDADTLVLGYGGAQLAGGRVEGTLDELTHDLPCDVLVLNEREFDPGRVLLPTAGGYSSDLSAELARALRDAVDAEVSVLYVAGEDESEAAGREFLGEWAADHGLADAELLVESGDVETAIRDAAADQSLVVIGATEEGLLSRVVRGSLTLSVLENIDASVLLAERPHSRSLRERLFG from the coding sequence GTGAGCGACGAGGAACTCGCCAAGGACCTCGGGCTCGTCTCGGCGATGACGATCGGGATCGGGACGATGATCGGTGCTGGCATCTTCGTCCTGCCCGGCGTCGCGGCGCAGGCGGCCGGCCCGATCGTCGTCGTCTCCTTCGTCGTCGGCGGCGTCATCGCGATGGTCAACGCCTTCTCCGTCTCCGAACTCGGCACCGCGATGCCGAAGGCCGGCGGCGGCTACTACTACGTCAACCGGGCGCTCGGACCATTGTTCGGCTCGATCGCCGGGATGGGGGACTGGATGGGGCTGGCGTTCGCCTCGGCGTTCTACAGTATCGGATTCGGCCAGTATCTCGCCACGCTGGCACCGATCCCCGGGTTTCTGTTTCTCACCGACATCCAGGTCGGCGCGCTGATCGCCGGCACCGCCTTCGTCCTCGTGAACTACGTCGGCGCGAAGGAGACCGGCGGCGTACAGACGGTCATCGTGACGTTACTTCTGGCGATCCTCGGCGTGTTCGCGGTCCAGGGGTGGCTGTCGTTCGACTACGCGACGCTTTCCGGCGACGGCGGCCTCGCGCCGATGGGTGCCGGGGCGATCCTCCCCGGCACGGCGCTCGTGTTCGTCTCCTTCCTCGGGTACGCGAAGATCGCGACGGTCGCCGAGGAGCTGAAAAACCCCGGGCGCAACCTCCCGCTGGCCGTCATCGGGAGCGTCGCCATCGTCACCGTCCTCTACGCGATCCTCGTGAGCATTATGCTGGGCGTCGTGCCGTGGCCGGAGCTGAGTCAGGACGCGCCGCTCACGCAGGCGACCGAAGCGGCGTTCCCGGGCGGCTACGCCGGGATCGCCGTCACGGTCGTGACCGGCGGCGCGCTGCTTGCGACCGCCTCCAGCGCGAACGCCTCGATCCTCGCCTCAGCCCGGATCAACTTCGCGATGGGCCGGGACAAGATCGTCACGAACTGGCTGAACGAGATCCACCCGAACTACGCAACGCCGTACCGCTCGATCCTCGTCACGGGGGCGATGATCGTCGTCTTCATCGCCGCGCTCGGCCAGGACATCGAGGTGCTGTCGAAGGCGGCGAGCGTCCTCCACCTCGTCGTGTACGCGCTGATGAACGCCGCGCTCATCGTCTTCCGGGAGACCGACGCGCCCGAGTACGACCCGGACTTCACCGTCCCGCTCTACCCGCTGACGCCGATCGCGGGGATGGCGCTGTCGCTGGGGCTGCTCGCCTTCGTCGGCGGCCGCGAACTCGCGCTGTCGGCGGTGTTCGTCGTCGGCGCGGTCGTGTGGTACTTCGCCTACGCCCGGAAGCACACGCCAAAGCGGGGGTTGCTCGGACAGTACGTCCGTGACCGGCAGGCGTCGCTGCCCGACTCCGTGGTCGGCGCGGCCGAGACCGTCGCGCCGGACGGCACCGGCGACGCTACCGGGACCCCGACCGTCATGGTCGCCCTCTCGAACCCCCGAACCGAGCGGGCGCTCATGACGATCGCCGGCGGGCTGGCGAAGGCGAAGGGCGGTTCGGTGCTCGCCACCCACATCGTGCAGGTGCCGGACCAGACCACGCTGGCGGCGGCCGCCGAACAGCGGTCCGAACTCCTGCAGGAGTCCGAGGAACTACTGGCGGACGCGCGCGGCGACGCGGAGCGCTTCGAGGTCGACGTCGAGACGCGCACGATCCTCTCCCACCAGGGCGTCGCCGAGGTGTTCGACGCCGCGCGGGAACACGACGCCGACACGCTCGTGCTGGGCTACGGCGGCGCGCAACTGGCCGGCGGGCGGGTGGAGGGCACCCTCGACGAGCTCACGCACGACCTCCCCTGTGACGTGCTCGTGTTGAACGAGCGGGAGTTCGACCCCGGCCGGGTCCTGCTGCCGACCGCGGGCGGCTACTCCTCGGACCTCTCCGCGGAGCTGGCCCGCGCGCTCCGCGACGCCGTCGACGCCGAGGTGTCGGTTCTCTACGTCGCCGGCGAGGACGAGAGCGAGGCGGCCGGCCGGGAGTTCCTCGGCGAGTGGGCCGCCGACCACGGGCTGGCCGACGCCGAGCTACTGGTCGAGTCGGGCGACGTGGAGACCGCTATCCGGGACGCCGCCGCCGACCAGTCGCTGGTGGTTATCGGGGCCACGGAGGAGGGGCTGCTCTCCCGCGTGGTGCGCGGCTCGCTGACGCTGTCGGTGCTGGAGAACATCGACGCGTCGGTGCTGCTCGCCGAGCGCCCCCACTCGCGGTCGCTCCGGGAGCGCCTGTTCGGCTGA
- a CDS encoding DUF7859 family protein, which yields MASVDPVIVLIVGCLLALIFFLYLMVRRTLKGFQEGVDDGRQ from the coding sequence ATGGCTTCGGTCGACCCCGTTATCGTCCTCATCGTCGGCTGCTTGCTCGCACTGATCTTCTTTCTGTACCTGATGGTCCGCCGCACCCTCAAGGGGTTTCAGGAGGGCGTCGACGACGGCCGACAGTAG